One Helianthus annuus cultivar XRQ/B chromosome 12, HanXRQr2.0-SUNRISE, whole genome shotgun sequence genomic region harbors:
- the LOC110895012 gene encoding pathogenesis-related protein PR-1, translating to MNLKTQSTMFLPKPPLIILFLILNILVSNSINALTPPKQKTRTQSNVITQFLTIQNKARAALRMPPLVWDAGLARYADLYSRQRRQDCLLKHSNGPFGENIFWGSGYGWTPAQAAMAWVGEQRWYRYGSNSCSGGRECGHYTQIVWRKTKRIGCARVTCFGGRGVFMTCNYFPPGNYIGEKPY from the coding sequence ATGAACCTGAAAACTCAATCCACAATGTTTCTTCCAAAACCACCTcttattattttgtttttaatcCTTAACATCCTCGTTTCAAACTCTATTAATGCACTCACACCCCCAAAACAAAAAACTCGAACACAAAGCAATGTCATCACTCAGTTCTTAACTATTCAAAACAAGGCTCGAGCCGCCCTCCGAATGCCGCCACTAGTGTGGGACGCGGGGCTTGCAAGGTACGCCGACTTGTACTCTAGGCAGAGGCGACAAGATTGCTTGTTAAAGCATTCAAACGGGCCGTTTGGAGAAAATATATTTTGGGGTAGCGGTTATGGGTGGACACCGGCTCAAGCGGCAATGGCATGGGTAGGGGAGCAAAGGTGGTATAGGTATGGTTCGAATTCTTGCAGTGGAGGAAGGGAGTGTGGACATTATACACAAATTGTGTGGAGAAAGACCAAGAGGATTGGGTGTGCTAGAGTTACTTGCTTTGGGGGTAGAGGTGTTTTCATGACATGTAATTATTTTCCACCTGGTAATTATATAGGTGAAAAACCTTATTGA